A portion of the Celeribacter baekdonensis genome contains these proteins:
- a CDS encoding ATPase encodes MNMETTPNVIAPPAPRQVSDTGLSPVMMRDIVLKTMFRTNLEQVSRLASALALPVSVTQILVDTAREQGLIEATGTLHAGAGSEMGFRLSDTGKARALDALSQSEYYGAMPIPLEVYAAQVKRQSVRNMKVTRDALLGAMGHLILPPMLLDQLGPAVGAGRSILMYGPPGNGKSSISNGIRDALGDLIYVPRAIEYNGSVITVYDPLMHVKREEAEDDATSLRRTANRFDRRYVRCERPSVITGGELSLDMLDLVYNPTARTYQAPLQLKSTGGIFIVDDLGRQEEPPQKLVNRWIVPLEENKDILALQSGEKFEVPFDTLVIFSTNFHPNKIFDTAALRRIFYKIKIDGPDQAGFLKIFAMVARKKKMPLDEASLLYLLKNKYPTIDNIYANYQPTFLIDQIISICEFEGIPYQMTPDLIDRAWANMFVEESDFAH; translated from the coding sequence ATGAACATGGAAACCACGCCCAATGTGATCGCCCCGCCCGCCCCGCGTCAGGTCAGTGACACTGGCCTGTCTCCGGTGATGATGCGCGACATTGTGTTGAAAACCATGTTCCGCACCAACCTCGAACAAGTGTCTCGCTTGGCCTCTGCCTTGGCTCTGCCGGTCTCCGTGACCCAGATTTTGGTCGACACCGCGCGCGAACAGGGCTTGATCGAAGCCACGGGCACATTGCACGCGGGCGCGGGATCTGAGATGGGGTTTCGCCTCTCAGACACCGGCAAGGCGCGTGCTTTGGATGCGCTGTCGCAATCCGAATATTACGGCGCAATGCCGATCCCGCTTGAGGTCTATGCCGCACAGGTCAAACGCCAATCGGTCCGAAATATGAAGGTCACGCGGGACGCGCTTTTGGGGGCGATGGGGCATTTGATCTTGCCGCCGATGCTATTGGATCAGCTCGGGCCAGCGGTGGGCGCGGGACGTTCGATCCTGATGTACGGACCTCCGGGCAACGGGAAATCCTCGATTTCAAACGGCATTCGCGACGCGCTTGGCGATCTGATTTATGTGCCGCGCGCAATTGAATATAACGGCTCGGTCATCACCGTCTATGACCCCTTGATGCATGTGAAACGTGAGGAGGCCGAGGATGATGCCACCTCTCTGCGTCGCACCGCCAACCGCTTTGATCGCCGCTACGTGCGCTGTGAACGGCCTTCGGTGATCACTGGCGGCGAACTGTCGCTCGATATGTTGGATCTGGTCTACAACCCGACCGCGCGCACCTACCAAGCGCCGCTTCAGCTCAAATCCACCGGCGGGATTTTCATCGTCGACGACCTTGGTCGCCAAGAGGAACCGCCGCAAAAACTGGTCAACCGCTGGATTGTGCCGCTGGAAGAAAACAAAGATATTCTGGCGCTGCAATCGGGTGAAAAATTCGAGGTGCCGTTCGACACTTTGGTGATTTTCTCGACCAACTTCCATCCGAACAAAATCTTCGATACCGCCGCGTTGCGCCGGATTTTCTATAAGATTAAAATCGACGGGCCGGATCAGGCGGGCTTTCTCAAAATCTTCGCCATGGTCGCGCGTAAGAAAAAGATGCCCCTGGATGAGGCTTCTTTGCTCTATCTGTTGAAAAACAAATATCCAACCATCGACAATATCTACGCCAACTACCAGCCGACCTTTTTGATTGATCAGATCATTTCGATCTGCGAATTCGAGGGTATCCCTTATCAGATGACTCCCGATTTGATTGATCGTGCCTGGGCGAACATGTTTGTCGAGGAAAGCGATTTCGCGCATTGA
- a CDS encoding NAD(P)-dependent oxidoreductase codes for MTKIGIAGVGRMGRGMLANMRAAGIEVEGFDIRPESDFPTLPVTSDETTFAAELETLLTVVRDADQTDEVLFGAQGFVGRAPHLKTVVICSTLSPNYVRDLRARVPAHIALVDAPMSGAEVGAREGTLAFMIGGQEADVTALMPLFKAMGQNIHHMGGFGDGMQTKVLNNLLCASHTAMSRLVLDWADQTGVDRGKLLGLIETATGQNWFTSRFDQIEFAKHGFEPDNTVGILVKDVTCALDAAPEGADTSLPEVVREMMRGLKPIA; via the coding sequence ATGACGAAAATCGGCATTGCTGGCGTGGGCCGGATGGGCCGTGGCATGTTAGCCAACATGCGCGCCGCGGGGATTGAGGTGGAGGGATTTGACATTCGCCCCGAGAGCGATTTCCCCACCTTGCCCGTCACCTCAGATGAGACCACCTTTGCCGCGGAGCTTGAGACCTTGCTCACAGTGGTGCGCGACGCGGACCAGACCGACGAGGTTTTGTTTGGCGCCCAAGGCTTTGTCGGCCGCGCGCCGCATTTGAAAACTGTGGTGATTTGTTCAACGTTATCGCCCAACTATGTGCGCGACTTACGCGCCCGTGTGCCCGCCCATATCGCACTTGTCGATGCACCGATGTCGGGGGCCGAGGTGGGTGCGCGCGAAGGCACGTTGGCCTTTATGATCGGCGGGCAAGAGGCCGATGTGACTGCGTTGATGCCTCTGTTCAAGGCGATGGGGCAAAACATTCACCACATGGGCGGTTTTGGCGACGGGATGCAAACGAAGGTGTTGAACAACCTGCTCTGCGCCTCACACACCGCGATGTCCCGGTTGGTGCTGGACTGGGCCGATCAAACCGGCGTGGATCGGGGTAAGCTTTTGGGGCTGATCGAAACCGCGACAGGGCAAAATTGGTTTACCTCCCGCTTTGATCAGATCGAATTTGCCAAACACGGATTTGAGCCGGACAATACGGTGGGGATCTTGGTCAAAGATGTCACCTGCGCACTGGACGCCGCCCCGGAAGGCGCGGACACGTCACTACCCGAAGTGGTGCGCGAGATGATGCGCGGGCTAAAACCGATTGCATAA
- a CDS encoding chorismate mutase, whose amino-acid sequence MTLKPPQDIATMAELRQQIDQIDRELIALLATRQAHVDRAAELKPGEGMVARIEARVSEVLDRVAQSAQEAGFEPDLARGMWSQMIEAMIAREERVIGTGEE is encoded by the coding sequence ATGACTCTCAAACCTCCCCAAGACATCGCGACCATGGCCGAGTTGCGCCAGCAGATTGACCAGATTGACCGCGAATTGATTGCGCTTTTGGCGACGCGTCAGGCCCATGTGGACCGTGCCGCCGAATTGAAACCCGGCGAGGGGATGGTTGCGCGGATTGAAGCGCGGGTGTCTGAGGTCTTGGACCGGGTGGCTCAGAGCGCGCAGGAGGCGGGGTTTGAGCCCGATCTGGCGCGGGGCATGTGGTCCCAGATGATCGAAGCCATGATCGCACGCGAAGAGCGGGTGATCGGAACCGGAGAAGAGTAA
- the ftsH gene encoding ATP-dependent zinc metalloprotease FtsH produces MGNARNLAFWLVLLMLVLALFQVLGGNQSSMSSDVVSYSEFMGRVDDGSVTAVDIDGERVYFTAEDNRRKYAINPGDNTLVKELVDKGVTVKGEPQEESGLMPILISFLPFILIIGVWIFFMNRMQGGGKGGAMGFGKSKAKLLTEKHGRVTFDDVAGIDEAKEELEEIVEFLRNPQKFSALGGKIPKGALLVGPPGTGKTLLARAIAGEAGVPFFTISGSDFVEMFVGVGASRVRDMFEQGKKNAPCIVFIDEIDAVGRSRGAGYGGGNDEREQTLNQLLVEMDGFEANEGIIIVAATNRPDVLDPALLRPGRFDRQVQVPNPDIKGREKILAVHARKVPLGPNVDLRIIARGTPGFSGADLANLVNEAALTAARIGRRQVMMEDFENAKDKVMMGAERRSMVMTEDEKKLTAYHEAGHAIVGLNVPQHDPIHKATIIPRGRALGLVLSLPERDQLSVSFTKYTSKIAMAMGGRVAEELIFGKENVTSGASSDIQQASRIARAMVTQFGFSEELGYVDYANEQDSYLGNYGGGTNHSGATQKLIDDKVKEIVDTGYATAKRILTEKAQELENLAQGLLEYETLTGVEIQKVIAGEPLNRGDDDDSSTGLGNTPSVMAIPKTKKKPKDDSGMEPEPSA; encoded by the coding sequence TTGGGTAACGCACGCAATCTTGCCTTCTGGCTCGTGCTTCTGATGCTCGTCCTGGCCCTGTTTCAGGTGCTGGGCGGCAATCAATCGTCGATGTCATCTGACGTTGTGTCCTATTCCGAGTTCATGGGGCGGGTCGATGACGGCTCTGTCACCGCCGTCGATATTGACGGTGAGCGGGTCTATTTCACCGCCGAAGACAACCGCCGCAAATATGCGATCAACCCGGGTGACAACACCTTGGTCAAAGAATTGGTCGACAAAGGCGTGACGGTGAAAGGCGAACCGCAAGAAGAAAGCGGCTTGATGCCGATCCTGATTTCCTTCCTGCCGTTCATCTTGATCATTGGCGTTTGGATTTTCTTCATGAACCGGATGCAGGGCGGCGGCAAAGGCGGTGCGATGGGCTTTGGCAAATCGAAAGCCAAACTTTTGACCGAAAAGCATGGCCGCGTGACCTTTGATGATGTCGCGGGCATTGATGAGGCGAAAGAAGAACTCGAAGAGATCGTCGAATTCCTGCGCAACCCGCAAAAATTCTCCGCCCTTGGCGGTAAAATCCCGAAAGGCGCTTTGCTTGTTGGTCCTCCGGGCACGGGTAAAACTCTTTTGGCACGTGCCATTGCTGGTGAAGCTGGCGTGCCGTTCTTTACCATTTCGGGCTCTGACTTTGTTGAGATGTTCGTCGGCGTTGGTGCAAGCCGGGTGCGCGACATGTTTGAACAGGGTAAAAAGAACGCGCCCTGTATCGTGTTTATCGACGAGATCGACGCCGTCGGTCGCTCGCGTGGCGCAGGCTACGGTGGCGGCAATGACGAGCGCGAACAGACGCTGAACCAGTTGCTTGTGGAAATGGACGGGTTTGAGGCCAACGAAGGCATCATCATCGTCGCCGCAACCAACCGTCCTGACGTGTTGGACCCGGCCCTGTTGCGTCCCGGTCGTTTTGACCGTCAGGTGCAAGTGCCGAACCCCGACATCAAAGGCCGTGAAAAAATCCTCGCCGTTCATGCGCGCAAAGTGCCGCTGGGCCCCAATGTCGACCTGCGCATCATCGCGCGCGGCACGCCGGGTTTCTCGGGGGCCGATCTGGCCAACCTCGTCAATGAGGCGGCATTGACCGCCGCACGTATCGGTCGCCGTCAGGTGATGATGGAGGATTTCGAGAACGCCAAGGACAAGGTCATGATGGGGGCGGAACGCCGCTCTATGGTGATGACCGAGGACGAGAAAAAACTAACCGCTTACCACGAAGCGGGCCACGCCATTGTCGGTCTCAACGTGCCGCAACACGATCCGATCCACAAAGCGACGATCATTCCGCGCGGTCGGGCTTTGGGTTTGGTTCTCTCGTTGCCAGAGCGCGATCAGCTTTCGGTGAGCTTCACCAAATACACCTCCAAAATCGCCATGGCGATGGGCGGACGCGTGGCGGAAGAGCTGATCTTTGGCAAAGAAAACGTCACCTCAGGCGCGTCGTCTGACATTCAACAGGCCTCGCGGATTGCCCGCGCCATGGTCACGCAATTCGGTTTCTCCGAAGAGTTGGGCTACGTCGATTACGCCAACGAGCAAGACAGCTACCTTGGCAATTATGGCGGCGGCACCAATCACTCGGGCGCGACGCAAAAGCTGATCGACGATAAGGTCAAAGAGATTGTTGACACCGGCTATGCCACGGCAAAACGTATCCTGACCGAGAAAGCGCAAGAGCTTGAAAATCTCGCGCAGGGGCTTTTGGAATACGAGACTCTCACAGGTGTTGAAATCCAAAAAGTGATCGCAGGCGAGCCGCTCAATCGCGGCGACGATGACGACAGCTCCACCGGGCTTGGTAATACGCCCTCTGTGATGGCGATTCCGAAGACCAAGAAAAAGCCAAAGGACGACAGCGGGATGGAACCTGAGCCCTCCGCATAA
- the tilS gene encoding tRNA lysidine(34) synthetase TilS produces MSEVTPKQAMLKHFVATAFAYDKPDQLAVAVSGGGDSMALLHLMAEWAEEEKIRLWAVTVNHGLRPEAAQEARFVSEVAQQLQVKHTTLTWSGWSGQGNLQDAARRARYRLMADWAKAQGINTIALAHTADDQAETFFMRLARASGIDGLTGMQRRRVSDGITWVRPLLMQERFELRQYLRDLRQPWIDDPSNDNEAFDRIKARRAMEELSTLGIDIHVVGRVMDHLGQVRSALDFATHDHALDCVSEDRGDLILNRRRFAEGAPEINRRLVAHALRWIASADYGPRGMKLQEFLSAMMRGRDATLHGVRLLGAKRAFD; encoded by the coding sequence ATGAGTGAGGTCACCCCAAAGCAGGCGATGCTCAAGCATTTCGTGGCCACCGCCTTTGCCTATGACAAGCCCGATCAGCTTGCCGTGGCGGTCTCTGGTGGCGGCGACAGTATGGCTTTGCTGCATCTGATGGCGGAATGGGCTGAGGAAGAGAAAATCCGCCTCTGGGCCGTGACCGTCAATCACGGGTTGCGGCCCGAGGCGGCGCAAGAAGCGCGGTTTGTCTCTGAGGTGGCGCAACAGCTTCAGGTCAAACACACCACGCTCACGTGGTCCGGCTGGAGTGGGCAGGGCAACCTGCAAGACGCCGCGCGCCGTGCGCGATACCGTTTGATGGCCGATTGGGCCAAGGCCCAAGGCATCAACACCATCGCTTTGGCGCACACCGCCGATGATCAGGCCGAGACGTTTTTCATGCGTCTTGCGCGCGCCTCAGGCATTGACGGCTTGACGGGGATGCAGAGGCGGCGGGTGTCCGACGGGATCACATGGGTGCGGCCTTTGTTGATGCAGGAGCGGTTTGAACTGCGGCAATATCTGCGCGATCTGCGTCAGCCGTGGATTGATGATCCAAGCAATGACAACGAAGCGTTTGATCGGATTAAGGCGCGCCGCGCCATGGAAGAACTCAGCACTTTGGGCATCGACATTCACGTCGTAGGCCGGGTGATGGACCATTTGGGACAAGTGCGATCGGCGCTTGATTTCGCGACGCATGACCATGCGCTCGACTGTGTCAGCGAGGATCGGGGCGATTTGATCCTCAATCGACGCAGGTTTGCCGAGGGGGCGCCGGAAATAAACCGGCGTCTTGTTGCCCATGCCCTGCGGTGGATTGCCTCGGCTGACTACGGTCCAAGGGGGATGAAACTGCAAGAATTCCTGTCTGCGATGATGCGGGGGCGCGATGCGACCCTACATGGCGTGCGGCTTTTGGGGGCAAAGAGAGCTTTCGATTGA
- the ybgF gene encoding tol-pal system protein YbgF: MKRVIFGAALALSMLSGAGFAQDAQTLADIRQEAAVLSVEIAKLKRELSTTGAPNTQFAGASTLERVDLMEAALATLTAKVEGLEFRVNQVVKDGTNQLDDLNFRLCELESGCDVGSLPPLTPLGGATGASDVIVTGPGSEPAMDGGGDLAMAEQSDYDAAMALYTNGQYGEAATAFASFAQSYTGGYLTGEAHFMRGESYAALGQTADAARAYLDSFSGSPEGDRAPEALLRLAGSLGKLGQVDKGCVMYREVQSRFPGSDAASAAVSEAQTLGCQ, from the coding sequence ATGAAACGCGTGATCTTTGGGGCGGCACTTGCCCTTTCTATGCTGAGCGGGGCGGGCTTTGCCCAAGACGCTCAAACCTTGGCCGACATTCGCCAGGAAGCGGCCGTGCTGTCGGTGGAAATCGCCAAGCTCAAACGCGAATTGTCCACCACAGGCGCGCCCAACACGCAGTTTGCGGGCGCGTCCACGTTGGAACGTGTGGACCTGATGGAGGCGGCTTTGGCGACGTTGACGGCCAAGGTCGAGGGCTTGGAGTTCCGGGTCAATCAGGTGGTGAAAGATGGCACCAACCAGTTGGACGATCTGAACTTTCGGCTTTGTGAATTGGAAAGTGGCTGTGACGTTGGATCGTTGCCGCCGCTGACGCCACTTGGCGGCGCCACAGGCGCAAGCGATGTGATTGTCACCGGACCGGGGTCCGAACCCGCGATGGACGGGGGCGGTGATTTGGCCATGGCCGAGCAATCCGATTATGACGCAGCTATGGCGCTTTACACCAACGGTCAATATGGCGAAGCCGCCACGGCCTTTGCCAGTTTTGCCCAAAGCTACACCGGCGGATATCTGACCGGAGAGGCGCATTTTATGCGCGGAGAATCCTATGCGGCCTTGGGCCAAACCGCGGATGCGGCCCGCGCCTATCTCGATAGTTTTTCTGGCAGCCCCGAAGGTGACCGTGCCCCAGAGGCGCTTTTGCGTTTGGCCGGGTCTTTGGGCAAGCTCGGTCAGGTCGATAAGGGCTGTGTGATGTACCGTGAGGTGCAATCGCGTTTTCCGGGCTCGGATGCCGCAAGTGCAGCGGTGAGCGAGGCTCAGACGCTTGGCTGCCAATAG
- a CDS encoding peptidoglycan-associated lipoprotein — protein sequence MSTMSTTQTSKFMTRSVPRALFLVAALGLTACTNPGRFGAGGAGGAGGNGYGADGTIAGSASDPKSVAYFNQTVGDRILFAIDQSTLSPEARTILAGQATWLLDNQGYSAIIEGHADEQGTRDYNFALSARRAASVQEYLISQGINPSRLKTIPYGKERPLAICSDESCYSQNRRAVTVLAAGAGVS from the coding sequence ATGTCCACCATGTCGACGACACAGACCTCTAAATTCATGACCCGTTCCGTGCCCCGCGCCCTGTTTTTGGTCGCGGCTCTGGGCCTCACGGCCTGTACCAACCCCGGCCGTTTTGGCGCGGGTGGGGCCGGTGGCGCTGGTGGCAATGGCTATGGTGCGGACGGCACGATCGCCGGGTCTGCCTCTGATCCGAAATCGGTTGCCTATTTCAACCAAACCGTGGGCGATCGGATTTTGTTCGCCATCGACCAATCGACCCTTTCGCCTGAGGCGCGGACGATTTTGGCCGGGCAAGCGACATGGCTTTTGGACAACCAAGGCTATAGCGCGATCATCGAAGGCCACGCCGACGAGCAGGGCACACGCGACTATAACTTCGCGCTCTCTGCCCGCCGTGCCGCCTCGGTTCAGGAATATTTGATCAGCCAGGGCATCAACCCATCGCGTCTCAAGACCATTCCCTATGGCAAAGAACGCCCGCTTGCGATTTGTTCGGATGAAAGCTGCTACTCGCAAAACCGTCGTGCTGTGACCGTTTTGGCAGCAGGCGCTGGCGTCAGCTGA
- the tolB gene encoding Tol-Pal system beta propeller repeat protein TolB produces MIRPLPFRLTTLAGSLACALALSFGTASPLLAQDPGPLQLDITRGVIEPLPLAIPDFIAETPQAAEYAQQISDVIAADLVGTGLFREIPPSAHISKVTNFASPVQYADWKAINAQGLVTGAVGTDAAGNLVVKFRVFDIYAEAPLGGGLQLGGSTASWRRIAHKVSDVVYSRITGEGGYFDSRVVFVSETGPKNDRKKRLAVMDYDGAGLQYLTDDSYIVFAPRFSPTGDRVLYTSYETGRPQITMLDVGTVTRTRLPVPAEAVTFAPRFAPDGRSIVYSMSTGTNTDLYRMDIASGQSTRLTNTPAIETAPSFSPDGSQIVFESDRSGTQQLYIMPAGGGEARRISNGKGRYGTPIWSPRGDLIAFTKQNEGRFHIGVMRTDGSEERLLTASFLDEGPSWAPNGRVIMFTRESQGAGGASALYSVDISGRNLKRVPTNAGASDPAWSPLLK; encoded by the coding sequence ATGATACGCCCGCTTCCCTTTCGCCTGACGACACTGGCCGGCTCTCTTGCCTGCGCTCTGGCGCTGTCTTTCGGCACGGCCTCGCCCCTCTTGGCGCAGGACCCCGGGCCGCTGCAACTCGACATCACGCGCGGGGTGATCGAACCCTTGCCGTTGGCGATCCCCGATTTTATCGCCGAGACGCCACAGGCCGCAGAATATGCACAGCAGATTTCCGACGTGATTGCCGCCGATTTGGTGGGCACCGGGTTGTTCCGTGAAATCCCGCCGTCGGCGCATATCTCCAAGGTCACCAACTTTGCCTCCCCGGTGCAATATGCCGATTGGAAAGCGATCAATGCACAGGGGCTTGTCACCGGGGCCGTGGGCACGGACGCGGCGGGCAATCTTGTGGTGAAATTCCGGGTGTTTGACATTTACGCCGAAGCGCCTCTGGGCGGCGGTTTACAACTTGGCGGCTCCACCGCAAGCTGGCGACGGATTGCCCATAAGGTTTCCGATGTGGTCTATTCCCGGATCACCGGTGAGGGCGGATATTTCGACAGCCGCGTGGTGTTTGTCTCTGAAACCGGGCCAAAGAATGACCGCAAAAAACGCCTTGCGGTGATGGATTACGATGGCGCGGGTCTGCAATATCTGACCGATGACAGTTATATTGTCTTTGCGCCGCGCTTTTCTCCGACGGGAGATCGGGTGCTGTATACCTCTTATGAAACAGGTCGGCCGCAAATCACGATGCTCGATGTTGGCACGGTGACGCGCACACGTCTGCCTGTGCCTGCCGAAGCCGTGACCTTTGCGCCGCGATTTGCCCCCGATGGTCGTTCGATCGTCTATTCGATGTCCACGGGCACCAACACAGATCTCTACCGCATGGACATTGCCAGCGGGCAATCGACCCGGTTGACCAACACGCCTGCGATTGAAACCGCGCCGTCGTTTTCGCCGGACGGCTCGCAGATCGTGTTTGAATCGGATCGCTCCGGCACGCAGCAGCTTTACATCATGCCCGCAGGCGGTGGTGAGGCGCGGCGGATTTCCAATGGCAAAGGCCGCTATGGCACGCCGATCTGGTCACCGCGTGGCGATTTGATTGCCTTCACCAAGCAAAACGAAGGTCGGTTCCACATCGGCGTGATGCGCACGGATGGGTCGGAAGAGCGGCTTTTGACCGCGTCCTTCTTGGACGAGGGGCCGAGCTGGGCGCCGAATGGCCGGGTGATCATGTTCACCCGCGAAAGCCAGGGCGCGGGCGGGGCAAGCGCGCTCTATTCGGTCGATATTTCAGGCCGCAACCTGAAACGCGTGCCGACCAATGCCGGGGCGTCTGACCCCGCGTGGTCGCCGCTTTTGAAATAA